A genome region from Hevea brasiliensis isolate MT/VB/25A 57/8 chromosome 7, ASM3005281v1, whole genome shotgun sequence includes the following:
- the LOC131181464 gene encoding DNA polymerase II subunit B3-1-like, protein MAEEENTEGAIRPQFPTGRVKRIVKLDKDINKINSDALLLVSRSTELFLQFLSEKSAEVAIEKKRKIVKLDHIRVAVKRHQPTGDFLLDSLPVPTQLSDKPPAEKTRHDKPLPPGTRRIDYFFAKSANEAPVQINES, encoded by the coding sequence ATGGCCGAGGAAGAGAACACAGAAGGGGCGATCCGGCCCCAATTTCCAACTGGAAGGGTCAAGAGAATCGTGAAACTGGACAAAGACATCAACAAAATCAACTCAGACGCTTTATTACTGGTTTCCCGATCCACCGAGCTATTTCTACAATTCCTCTCAGAGAAGTCGGCAGAAGTTGCAATCGAGAAGAAGCGAAAGATCGTGAAACTAGATCACATCCGAGTTGCCGTTAAGAGGCATCAGCCAACTGGTGATTTTCTGCTTGACTCGCTTCCCGTGCCAACTCAGTTATCCGATAAACCACCAGCTGAGAAGACTCGTCACGATAAACCTCTCCCTCCTGGCACTCGCCGGATTGACTATTTCTTCGCTAAGTCGGCAAATGAAGCTCCGGTTCAGATAAATGAAAGCTAG
- the LOC110638182 gene encoding 65-kDa microtubule-associated protein 8 — translation MGSFQTPIGMRSSALLETSCGYLLQELQIIWDEVGEDQFEREKVLLDLEQECLEVYRRKVDSANISRARLHQELAESEAEFTHLLLSLGERSLPGRPEKISGTLKEQLDAITPALREMRLRKEERVNQFRAVKGQIQKISAEIAGQSVYEDSITNVIVNENDLSLKKLEEYQIELQRLHNEKNDRLQQVETYIDTIHRLSTTLGMESSMIVTKVHPSLNELCGISKNISDSILAKLNSTVESLKEEKQKRLEKLHHLGKALRNLWKLMDTPSEDRRLFSHVTGLLSVSSAEVSDPGSLTLNIIQQAESEVKRLDQLKASKMKELFFKKQNELEDICNKSHMEIPSRPEIDNIITLINSGEIDHADLLMSMDEQIARAKEEASSRKEIMEKVERWILARDEERWLEEYSMDENRYSVSRGAHKNLRRAERARVIVNKIPVLVALLIAKTKIWEEERKKVFLFDDVPLLAMLEEYNMSRQEREEEKQRQREKKKVQIQVVVDQDNTFGSRPGTSSRRLSNRSLNGGLSNATPLNRRLSLSIQQMGNNSINSATQGISLIKEARKIQGQKMFARPGFASHLRDETASVVSTFSGPVSP, via the exons ATGGGTTCGTTCCAAACACCTATTGGAATGCGAAGCTCTGCATTGTTAGAAACATCATGTGGATACCTACTCCAAGAATTGCAG ATCAtctgggatgaagttggtgaggACCAGTTTGAAAGAGAGAAGGTCCTCCTGGATTTAGAACAGGAGTGTCTAGAAGTTTATAGAAGAAAAGTGGACAGTGCAAATATATCAAGAGCTCGCCTGCATCAAGAGTTAGCAGAATCTGAAGCTGAATTTACACATCTCCTTCTGTCACTTGGGGAACGATCTCTCCCTGGAAGG CCAGAAAAAATTTCAGGAACACTAAAGGAGCAGCTAGATGCAATCACCCCAGCATTGCGGGAGATGAGgttgagaaaagaagaaagagTGAACCAGTTTCGAGCTGTGAAAGggcaaattcaaaaaatttctgcAGAAATTGCAGGTCAGTCAGTGTATGAAGACTCAATAACAAATGTCATAGTAAACGAGAATGATCTTTCATTGAAGAAACTAGAGGAATATCAGATTGAGCTACAAAGGCTTCACAATGAGAAG AATGACAGGCTCCAGCAAGTGGAGACATACATAGATACAATCCACAGATTATCCACAACATTAGGAATGGAATCTTCCATGATTGTAACAAAAGTTCATCCAAGTTTGAATGAATTGTGTGGCATATCCAAAAATATAAGTGACAGCATTTTGGCCAAACTCAACAGCACAGTGGAATCGCTCAAGGAAGAAAAACAGAAGCGACTTGAAAAG CTTCATCATCTAGGAAAGGCATTGAGAAATTTATGGAAACTCATGGACACACCCTCTGAAGATCGCCGTCTGTTTTCTCATGTCACTGGCTTGTTATCTGTCTCATCTGCTGAAGTATCAGATCCTGGAAGCCTTACCCTGAATATAATCCAGCAG GCTGAATCAGAAGTGAAGCGACTGGATCAGTTAAAGGCAAGCAAGATGAAAGAGCTTTTCTTCAAGAAGCAGAATGAGCTAGAGGATATATGCAATAAATCACACATGGAGATCCCTTCAAGACCAGAGATTGATAATATAATTACACTTATAAACTCGG GGGAGATTGACCATGCCGATCTCCTCATGAGCATGGATGAACAGATAGCAAGAGCAAAAGAAGAAGCTTCTAGCAGGAAGGAAATAATGGAAAAGGTTGAAAGGTGGATTTTAGCACGTGATGAGGAACGCTGGTTAGAAGAATATAGCATG GATGAAAATCGATATTCAGTTAGCAGAGGTGCTCATAAGAACCTGAGACGTGCAGAACGCGCCCGAGTAATAGTCAACAAAATCCCAG TTTTGGTGGCCTTGCTTATAGCAAAGACCAAGATttgggaagaagaaagaaagaaagtattcttgtttgatgat GTACCTCTGTTGGCAATGTTGGAAGAATATAACATGTCAAGgcaggagagagaggaagagaagcAAAGACAAAGG GAAAAGAAGAAGGTGCAGATCCAGGTAGTAGTTGACCAAGATAATACATTTGGGTCAAGGCCAGGCACCAGTAGTCGACGTCTTTCAAACAGAAGCTTAAACGGAGGCCTTAGCAATGCAACCCCTTTAAATAGAAGGCTTTCCCTGAGCATCCAACAGATGGGAAACAATAGCATCAATTCTGCAACTCAAGGTATATCCTTGATAAAGGAAGCAAGGAAAATACAGGGACAAAAGATGTTTGCTCGACCTGGCTTTGCTTCTCATCTTCGAGATGAAACAGCTTCAGTGGTCTCAACATTTTCTGGCCCAGTATCTCCTTAA